Proteins from a single region of Pseudomonas sp. BSw22131:
- a CDS encoding F0F1 ATP synthase subunit epsilon, translating to MAMTVHCDIVSAEGEIFSGLVEMVIAHGNLGDIGIAPGHAPLITDLKPGPIRLIKQGGEAEVFYISGGFLEVQPNMVKVLADTVQRAADLDEASAQEAVKAAEKALNEKGADFDYGSAAARLAEAAAQLRTVQQIRKKFGG from the coding sequence ATGGCTATGACAGTCCATTGCGATATCGTCAGCGCGGAAGGAGAGATTTTCTCCGGTCTGGTCGAGATGGTGATTGCGCACGGTAATCTGGGTGATATCGGTATCGCTCCAGGTCACGCACCGCTGATCACTGATCTGAAACCGGGTCCTATCCGTCTGATCAAGCAGGGTGGAGAAGCCGAGGTGTTTTACATCTCCGGTGGCTTCCTTGAGGTTCAACCGAACATGGTCAAAGTGCTTGCCGATACCGTGCAACGCGCTGCTGACCTGGATGAAGCCTCTGCTCAGGAAGCCGTCAAGGCTGCCGAGAAGGCCCTGAACGAGAAAGGCGCAGATTTCGACTACGGATCTGCAGCTGCACGTCTGGCCGAGGCCGCAGCCCAGCTGCGTACCGTTCAGCAAATTCGCAAGAAATTCGGCGGCTAA
- the glmU gene encoding bifunctional UDP-N-acetylglucosamine diphosphorylase/glucosamine-1-phosphate N-acetyltransferase GlmU, which produces MSLDIVILAAGQGTRMRSALPKVLHPVAGDSMLGHVIHSARQLNPQGIHVVIGHGADAVREQLAADGLNFVLQDKQLGTGHAVAQALPALTGDTVLILYGDVPLIEVQTLERLLKRVEPEQLGLLTVTLDDPTGYGRIVRDEHGCVSAIVEHKDATEAQRAIKEGNTGILAVPGKRLGEWLGRLSNNNVQGEYYLTDVIAMAVGDGLVVATEQPHDAMEVQGANDRKQLAELERHYQLREARRLMALGVTLRDPARFDVRGEVSVGRDVVIDINVILEGRVVIEDDVVIGPNCVIKDSTLRKGAVIKSNSHLEGAIVGERADAGPFARLRPGSVLEAGAHVGNFVELKNTHMGEGAKAGHLTYLGDAVIGARTNIGAGTITCNYDGANKHKTVMGEDVFIGSNNSLVAPVDISSGATTAAGSTITQNVSDDQLAVARARQRNIDGWQRPVKLKKD; this is translated from the coding sequence ATGTCTCTGGATATCGTAATTCTCGCCGCAGGCCAAGGCACTCGTATGCGTTCAGCATTGCCCAAGGTGCTTCACCCTGTAGCCGGTGACTCAATGCTTGGTCATGTTATCCACAGCGCGCGTCAGCTCAATCCACAGGGAATTCACGTTGTCATTGGCCATGGGGCAGACGCCGTGCGTGAGCAACTTGCTGCTGACGGTCTGAATTTTGTGCTGCAGGACAAACAGCTCGGGACCGGACACGCCGTAGCTCAGGCCTTGCCCGCGCTTACCGGCGATACCGTGCTGATTCTCTACGGAGATGTACCACTGATTGAGGTCCAGACGCTGGAGCGATTGCTCAAGCGGGTCGAACCTGAACAGCTGGGACTGTTGACCGTTACGCTGGACGATCCAACCGGCTATGGCCGTATCGTTCGCGATGAGCATGGCTGCGTCAGCGCCATCGTCGAACATAAAGATGCGACTGAGGCTCAGCGTGCGATCAAGGAAGGGAATACCGGGATTCTCGCCGTCCCTGGCAAGCGTTTAGGTGAATGGTTGGGCCGCCTCTCGAACAACAACGTGCAGGGCGAGTATTACCTGACTGATGTGATCGCCATGGCCGTTGGCGATGGTCTGGTGGTTGCGACGGAGCAGCCACACGACGCGATGGAAGTGCAGGGCGCCAATGATCGTAAGCAATTGGCGGAACTGGAGCGTCATTACCAATTGCGGGAAGCGCGCCGCCTGATGGCGCTGGGCGTTACGCTGCGTGATCCTGCGCGATTTGACGTACGTGGGGAAGTCAGCGTAGGGCGCGATGTCGTGATCGACATCAATGTCATTCTCGAAGGCCGCGTGGTGATCGAAGACGACGTAGTGATCGGTCCCAACTGCGTCATCAAGGACAGCACCTTGCGTAAAGGCGCTGTGATCAAATCCAACAGCCATCTCGAAGGGGCGATCGTCGGTGAACGCGCCGATGCCGGTCCGTTTGCACGATTGCGACCGGGGAGCGTGCTGGAGGCCGGCGCGCATGTGGGTAACTTCGTGGAGCTCAAGAACACTCACATGGGCGAAGGAGCCAAGGCGGGCCACCTGACCTACCTGGGGGATGCCGTGATTGGCGCCCGGACCAACATTGGCGCGGGTACCATCACGTGCAACTACGATGGGGCCAACAAACACAAAACCGTCATGGGCGAAGACGTATTCATCGGCTCCAATAATTCGTTGGTCGCGCCTGTGGATATCTCTTCTGGGGCTACCACTGCGGCGGGTTCGACGATCACCCAAAACGTCAGCGATGATCAACTGGCAGTCGCGCGCGCGAGGCAGCGCAATATCGACGGTTGGCAGCGTCCGGTGAAGCTCAAGAAAGACTGA
- a CDS encoding DeoR/GlpR family DNA-binding transcription regulator translates to MSKRNTPQRRHNILALLSEQGEVSVDQLAQRFETSEVTIRKDLAALETNGLLLRRYGGAVSMPQELIGDVSQPISLFKQAIARAAVGLIREHARIIIDSGSTTAAMIPQLGLQPGLVVMTNSLHVANALGELEHEPVLLMTGGTWDPHSESFQGQVAEQVLRSYDFDQLFIGADGIDLTRGTTTFNELLGLSRVMADVAREVIVMVEAEKVGRKIPNLELPWSSVHTLITDDRLPQAAREQIQARGITLICAAVS, encoded by the coding sequence ATGTCGAAACGCAATACGCCCCAACGCCGCCATAACATCCTTGCTTTGTTGAGTGAGCAGGGAGAGGTGAGCGTGGATCAATTGGCTCAGCGTTTCGAGACCTCGGAAGTCACTATTCGCAAGGATCTGGCAGCGCTTGAAACCAACGGGCTACTCCTGCGCAGGTACGGCGGCGCAGTTAGCATGCCGCAGGAGCTGATCGGGGATGTCAGTCAGCCCATATCGCTTTTCAAGCAAGCCATCGCCCGGGCCGCAGTAGGACTCATCCGTGAACATGCGCGCATCATTATCGACAGCGGTAGTACCACGGCGGCGATGATTCCGCAGCTTGGCCTGCAACCTGGTCTGGTGGTGATGACCAATTCGCTGCACGTCGCCAATGCGTTGGGCGAACTCGAACACGAACCCGTATTGCTTATGACCGGTGGCACGTGGGACCCGCATTCGGAATCCTTCCAGGGTCAGGTCGCCGAGCAGGTGTTGCGCTCCTACGATTTCGATCAGTTATTCATCGGCGCCGACGGCATTGATCTGACGCGTGGGACCACCACTTTCAACGAACTATTGGGTTTGAGCCGCGTCATGGCGGACGTTGCCCGTGAAGTGATTGTGATGGTCGAAGCCGAGAAGGTCGGTCGCAAGATTCCCAATCTGGAACTGCCCTGGAGCAGTGTCCATACCCTCATTACAGATGATCGCCTGCCTCAAGCGGCACGCGAACAAATTCAGGCCCGCGGCATCACGCTGATATGCGCCGCTGTTTCCTAG
- the glmS gene encoding glutamine--fructose-6-phosphate transaminase (isomerizing): protein MCGIVGAVAERNVTAILLEGLKRLEYRGYDSAGVALFTSAGSLERRRRVGKVNELEQALAGEPLVGRLGIAHTRWATHGAPTETNAHPHFSHGELAVVHNGIIENHEALRERLKGLGYVFSSGTDTEVIVHLLHHKLQDTPDLTVALKAAVKELHGAYGLSVISARQPDRLLAARSGSPLVIGLGLGENFLASDQLALRQVTDRFVYLEEGDIAEIRRDSVQIWNADGVCVDRETVQHREGAEAADKGEFRHFMLKEIHEQPKVVQRTLENRLGQQQVLVQAFGPQAAELFAKVRNVQIVACGTSYHAGMVARYWLEGLAGIPCQVEVASEFRYRKVVVQPDTLFVSISQSGETADTLAALRNSKELGFLASLAICNVSISSLVRESDLTLLTQAGPEIGVASTKAFTTQLVGLLLLTLSLGQVKGTLGDGVEAQLVEELRRLPTRLGEALAMDSTIEKVAELFAEKNHTLFLGRGAQFPVAMEGALKLKEISYIHAEAYPAGELKHGPLALVDSDMPVVTVAPNNELLEKLKSNLQEVRARGGELIVFADEQAGMHNGEGTHVISMPHIIDTLAPILYTIPLQLLSYYVAVLKGTDVDQPRNLAKSVTVE, encoded by the coding sequence ATGTGTGGAATTGTCGGCGCTGTCGCGGAACGCAACGTAACTGCCATCCTGCTGGAGGGCCTCAAGCGCCTCGAATACCGCGGCTATGACAGCGCCGGCGTGGCCCTTTTTACCAGCGCGGGATCGCTTGAGCGCCGCCGTCGAGTGGGCAAGGTCAATGAGCTGGAACAGGCGCTGGCCGGCGAACCGCTGGTGGGGCGCCTCGGTATTGCGCACACTCGCTGGGCCACACATGGCGCGCCAACTGAAACCAATGCTCACCCGCACTTTTCCCATGGCGAGCTGGCCGTGGTGCATAACGGCATCATCGAGAACCACGAAGCCCTGCGCGAACGCTTGAAAGGCCTCGGTTACGTTTTCTCTTCTGGTACCGACACCGAAGTCATCGTTCATCTGCTGCATCACAAATTGCAGGACACTCCAGACCTCACCGTCGCACTTAAGGCGGCCGTCAAAGAGCTGCACGGCGCCTACGGTTTGTCAGTCATCAGCGCCAGGCAACCAGACCGGCTGTTGGCAGCGCGCAGCGGCAGTCCTTTGGTGATCGGGCTGGGCCTTGGTGAAAACTTTTTGGCATCGGATCAGCTGGCGTTGCGTCAGGTGACCGATCGTTTTGTGTACCTGGAAGAAGGCGACATCGCCGAGATCCGTCGCGACAGCGTGCAGATATGGAATGCTGATGGCGTCTGCGTCGACCGCGAAACCGTGCAGCACCGTGAAGGTGCTGAGGCAGCTGACAAAGGCGAATTCCGCCACTTCATGCTCAAAGAAATCCACGAGCAACCAAAAGTGGTGCAGCGCACGCTTGAAAACCGACTTGGCCAGCAACAGGTGCTGGTCCAGGCATTCGGTCCGCAGGCCGCCGAGTTGTTCGCCAAAGTGCGAAACGTGCAGATAGTCGCCTGTGGCACCAGTTATCACGCCGGCATGGTCGCCCGTTATTGGCTGGAAGGGCTGGCGGGGATTCCGTGTCAGGTCGAAGTCGCCAGTGAGTTTCGCTATCGCAAGGTGGTGGTGCAGCCCGACACCCTGTTCGTCTCTATTTCACAATCGGGTGAAACCGCTGACACGCTCGCCGCGCTGCGCAACTCCAAAGAGCTGGGCTTTCTGGCCAGCCTGGCGATTTGCAACGTCAGCATCAGCTCGCTCGTGCGCGAATCCGATCTGACGCTGCTCACCCAGGCCGGACCGGAAATTGGCGTTGCCTCCACCAAAGCATTCACTACACAACTGGTGGGTTTGCTGCTGCTGACGCTCTCTCTGGGACAGGTCAAAGGCACGCTGGGCGATGGCGTTGAAGCGCAATTAGTCGAAGAGCTGCGTCGTCTGCCAACTCGCCTGGGCGAAGCGTTGGCGATGGACAGCACCATCGAGAAAGTCGCGGAGCTGTTTGCCGAGAAGAACCACACCTTGTTCCTCGGACGTGGCGCGCAGTTCCCGGTCGCAATGGAAGGCGCATTGAAGCTGAAGGAAATCTCCTATATCCACGCCGAAGCCTATCCTGCGGGTGAGTTGAAGCACGGGCCGTTAGCCTTGGTTGATAGCGACATGCCTGTGGTCACCGTTGCACCAAACAACGAACTGCTGGAAAAGCTCAAATCCAACCTGCAAGAAGTCCGCGCGCGGGGCGGTGAGTTGATCGTCTTCGCCGACGAACAAGCAGGTATGCACAATGGCGAAGGCACACACGTCATCTCCATGCCGCACATCATCGACACCTTGGCGCCTATCCTCTACACCATCCCGCTGCAGCTGCTTTCGTATTACGTCGCGGTGTTGAAAGGTACTGATGTTGATCAGCCACGTAACTTGGCGAAGTCTGTCACCGTGGAGTGA
- a CDS encoding TnsA endonuclease N-terminal domain-containing protein: protein MIDIREQFPLPRVEIQRIAAAMGVKHPREPKAGNDIVMTTDFLITMHSGSETWLTARSVKPASEQDRKRVLEKQEIERRYWLEQNVSFHIVTENELPRELKKNLMFLNEVRSFDGLIVPYEGYWQDRAEKFISHFKSVRDCTLKEFFNSLQDNYGFQVGEALTVFRYLAAKKLISFNLLEEWHVHLAIESFTLSERLSSEEGHKHVFG, encoded by the coding sequence GTGATCGATATCAGAGAGCAGTTCCCACTTCCTCGCGTCGAGATCCAGCGAATCGCTGCAGCCATGGGGGTGAAACACCCTCGCGAGCCTAAAGCAGGGAACGACATCGTGATGACTACGGATTTTCTCATCACCATGCATAGCGGATCCGAGACATGGCTTACTGCTAGGTCTGTGAAGCCGGCTTCAGAACAGGATCGGAAACGGGTACTTGAGAAGCAGGAAATTGAACGCCGCTATTGGCTTGAGCAAAATGTCAGCTTCCATATTGTCACTGAGAACGAGCTACCTAGGGAACTGAAGAAAAACCTGATGTTTCTAAATGAAGTGAGATCTTTCGATGGTCTGATTGTACCGTACGAAGGCTACTGGCAAGATCGTGCTGAGAAGTTTATCAGCCATTTCAAATCGGTCCGTGACTGCACCTTGAAAGAATTCTTCAATTCTCTGCAGGACAACTACGGTTTCCAAGTAGGCGAAGCATTGACCGTATTTAGATACTTGGCTGCAAAAAAATTAATCTCGTTTAATCTATTAGAAGAATGGCATGTTCATCTAGCCATCGAAAGCTTTACACTTTCAGAAAGACTTTCCAGCGAGGAGGGCCATAAACATGTTTTTGGTTAA
- a CDS encoding ATP-binding protein — MTHDYIRHLQNDFHRTREKDIFAENLLPVENTATSFSVIGCSGVGKSKAIEKILHQYPRRIAHTEPFSLVQLPWLKLDCPHQGSPRQLCKNFFASVDKLLCTEYEKLYGNVRAGLDEMLVHMAQVANLHALGLLVIDEIQHLRKSKSSQNLAGSDQLLNFLVTLVNMLPLMQT, encoded by the coding sequence ATGACACACGACTACATCCGGCATCTACAAAATGATTTCCACAGGACTCGCGAAAAAGACATTTTTGCTGAGAATCTACTCCCTGTTGAGAATACGGCTACGAGCTTTTCTGTGATCGGTTGTTCTGGGGTAGGCAAGTCGAAAGCGATAGAAAAAATCCTTCATCAGTATCCAAGACGCATCGCTCATACCGAACCTTTCAGTCTCGTTCAGTTACCCTGGCTGAAGCTGGATTGCCCACACCAAGGGTCGCCAAGACAGCTCTGCAAAAATTTCTTCGCTTCCGTTGATAAGCTACTGTGCACCGAGTATGAAAAGCTCTATGGAAACGTGAGGGCCGGGTTGGATGAGATGCTCGTACATATGGCTCAAGTGGCAAACCTGCATGCACTGGGGTTACTAGTAATCGATGAAATCCAACACCTTCGAAAATCTAAGAGCTCACAAAATTTAGCTGGCTCTGATCAGTTACTAAATTTTCTAGTCACCTTAGTGAACATGTTGCCGCTTATGCAGACTTGA
- a CDS encoding ATP-binding cassette domain-containing protein — MSSDNATLIIKDLTLRLPDGRPLFSGLNATFSRQFTGIVGPNGSGKSMLAQIMAGRLTASEGSVQCAGSVGYLPQWLGPIGGTVADLLGVHNALQALAEVEAGACDPALFDLIDDRWNLPGDIHACLTRLGLAHLPLDRASEALSGGETVRLMLAGLRLGGARVLILDEPTNHLDRQAREQLSKELRQGKETRIVISHDRALLEHADRILELRSDALVQYSGGYDNYREQRQAEQDNAQAALVRARAARDSVEQQITMARQREVQSASHGRKVARATGTPAIVANAQAERAEQHSGHQRIQQARLSQMARERVDQANANVEPVRPSQLLAPTGLVANATQVVTLEHCELPYGPPDSRFIDLTLHGPMRVAVIGPNGCGKSTLLEVIAGQLAPASGIARHILRTHLIDQHAQTFDPEHSIEQVLRNELGTVEEGRFRQVFANAGLDARQMATPFGRLSGGERLRATLAWLAGGPEQTQLLLLDEVNNHLDIAALEAVEQLLGQFKGALIVSAHDPDFLQALELTHQFIWQPTGWRYEPWDDGGQ; from the coding sequence ATGAGTAGCGACAACGCCACCTTGATCATCAAAGACCTGACCTTGCGCCTGCCAGACGGCAGGCCGCTGTTCTCGGGGCTCAACGCAACGTTCTCCAGGCAGTTCACCGGCATCGTCGGGCCCAACGGCAGCGGCAAATCGATGTTGGCGCAGATCATGGCGGGTCGCCTGACCGCGAGCGAAGGCAGCGTCCAGTGTGCTGGCAGTGTCGGTTATTTGCCGCAATGGCTCGGGCCTATCGGCGGGACCGTTGCCGACCTGCTGGGGGTACATAACGCTTTGCAGGCCTTGGCAGAGGTCGAGGCGGGCGCCTGCGACCCAGCGCTGTTCGACCTGATCGACGACCGCTGGAACCTGCCGGGCGATATCCACGCCTGTCTGACGCGCTTGGGCCTAGCCCATCTGCCGCTTGATCGCGCAAGCGAGGCCTTGAGCGGAGGCGAGACTGTACGCCTGATGCTCGCCGGTCTGCGCCTCGGCGGCGCGCGGGTATTGATACTCGACGAGCCCACCAACCATCTGGATCGCCAGGCCCGCGAGCAGTTGAGCAAAGAGCTGCGCCAAGGCAAGGAAACCCGCATTGTCATCTCCCACGACCGGGCGCTGCTGGAACATGCCGATCGTATCCTCGAGCTTCGCAGCGACGCGCTGGTTCAATACAGCGGCGGCTACGACAACTATCGCGAGCAACGCCAGGCCGAGCAGGACAACGCCCAGGCTGCACTGGTCAGGGCACGCGCGGCACGCGACAGCGTCGAGCAGCAGATCACCATGGCCCGCCAGCGCGAAGTGCAAAGTGCCAGTCATGGTCGTAAGGTGGCGCGTGCCACAGGCACCCCGGCCATCGTCGCCAATGCGCAGGCAGAGCGCGCCGAGCAGCACAGCGGCCATCAGCGCATCCAGCAGGCGCGTCTGAGCCAAATGGCGCGAGAGCGGGTCGACCAGGCCAATGCGAACGTCGAGCCGGTACGCCCAAGCCAACTGCTCGCCCCGACCGGCCTGGTCGCCAACGCGACCCAAGTGGTCACGCTCGAACACTGCGAGCTCCCCTACGGCCCCCCCGACAGCCGCTTCATCGATCTCACCCTGCACGGCCCGATGCGAGTCGCGGTGATCGGGCCGAACGGCTGCGGAAAATCAACCCTGCTGGAGGTGATAGCCGGGCAACTGGCGCCCGCCAGCGGCATCGCCCGGCATATCTTACGCACTCACCTGATCGACCAGCACGCTCAAACCTTCGACCCCGAGCACAGTATCGAGCAGGTGCTACGCAATGAGCTGGGCACTGTCGAGGAGGGCCGCTTTCGCCAGGTCTTCGCCAACGCCGGGCTCGACGCTCGGCAGATGGCTACGCCATTCGGTCGGCTCAGTGGTGGCGAGCGCCTGCGCGCAACGCTCGCCTGGCTGGCAGGCGGCCCCGAACAGACGCAACTGTTGCTGCTCGACGAAGTGAACAACCATCTCGACATCGCGGCCTTGGAAGCAGTCGAGCAGTTGCTCGGACAATTCAAAGGCGCGCTCATAGTGAGTGCTCACGATCCTGATTTTCTGCAGGCCTTGGAATTGACGCACCAGTTCATCTGGCAACCAACAGGTTGGCGCTACGAGCCGTGGGATGATGGCGGGCAATGA
- a CDS encoding MFS transporter: MTAVLSQTPATAKAAPLILLMIIFIDGLGTALLLPMLPMLLDPGDPAGVVFGSAPTAARTAWLYGVLLAGYAFAMMVGAPLLGALSDRIGRRPTLLLAVTGSVAGYALSTWAVSVGSVGLLIAGRLLGGTFAGSVPVAQAMLVQTPDSAMKRIGWVMFAMTAGFFTGPALTGILLAAHTPRASLLLPLQVALTLSVLCLLMTFLLPSTPAPAATTGPSLIRQVLNGFTSPATRRPLFALLWLQIGWNLFYQYLPWMLARQSQTVGSISLLLTVVGIGMCIAFIWVAGALQTRYPAPQIARAAIPVLVVSCALLAATLDNSLALVFGALAAIAYGVAYTALIGHALACEQSSLRGTVLGIAASLAAGAAAVTALLGGIIGVWGNLLLASLSVAALALSWVILVLGRDRDE; the protein is encoded by the coding sequence ATGACCGCCGTTCTCTCGCAGACACCCGCCACTGCCAAGGCCGCGCCCTTGATCCTGCTGATGATCATTTTCATCGACGGCCTGGGCACGGCATTGCTGCTGCCGATGCTACCGATGCTGCTCGACCCGGGCGACCCTGCGGGGGTGGTTTTCGGCAGCGCACCTACTGCCGCTCGGACCGCCTGGCTCTACGGCGTGCTGTTGGCAGGCTACGCCTTTGCGATGATGGTGGGCGCGCCTCTGCTGGGTGCGCTTTCAGACCGCATCGGGCGGCGCCCAACGCTTCTGCTTGCGGTGACAGGGTCGGTCGCCGGGTATGCCCTGAGCACTTGGGCCGTGAGCGTGGGCAGCGTGGGCTTGCTGATCGCCGGGCGCTTGCTGGGAGGCACCTTCGCCGGTAGCGTCCCGGTAGCACAGGCCATGCTGGTCCAGACCCCCGACAGCGCAATGAAACGCATTGGCTGGGTAATGTTTGCCATGACTGCGGGGTTTTTCACCGGTCCTGCGCTCACGGGCATCCTGCTAGCAGCTCATACACCGAGAGCAAGCCTGCTCCTGCCCTTGCAGGTCGCGCTGACCCTCAGCGTGCTGTGCCTGTTGATGACCTTCTTGCTGCCCTCTACCCCAGCTCCGGCTGCAACAACGGGCCCATCGCTGATCAGACAGGTCTTGAACGGCTTCACCTCGCCAGCCACGCGCAGACCATTGTTTGCACTGCTCTGGCTGCAAATCGGCTGGAATCTCTTCTACCAGTACTTGCCCTGGATGCTCGCACGCCAGAGCCAGACCGTAGGCAGCATCAGCCTACTGCTAACAGTGGTCGGGATCGGCATGTGCATCGCCTTCATCTGGGTGGCCGGAGCCTTGCAAACCCGGTATCCAGCGCCACAGATCGCGCGCGCTGCCATCCCCGTGCTGGTGGTAAGCTGCGCATTGCTAGCGGCCACGCTCGACAACTCGCTTGCCCTGGTTTTCGGTGCGCTTGCCGCGATCGCCTATGGGGTGGCCTACACTGCCTTGATCGGGCATGCCTTGGCATGCGAGCAGTCAAGCCTGCGTGGCACGGTGCTGGGTATCGCCGCTTCACTGGCTGCTGGCGCCGCAGCCGTCACGGCGTTGCTGGGCGGGATAATCGGCGTCTGGGGCAATCTGCTGCTGGCCTCGTTGAGCGTGGCTGCGCTGGCCCTGAGCTGGGTCATCCTGGTTTTGGGAAGAGATCGAGATGAGTAG
- a CDS encoding isochorismatase family protein: MTSSIPSRAHGKKTLIINNMQVDLLPMIQDASRVLEHCCWLAELAQEIELPVALVCHEKLGALPARLRKAAGVCTTFSKCHFNVLDERGIDIFRTATPGNHWIFAGVETHVCILQSALALRARGDQVSVVVDAVASRSVLDHEVALSRMSRNGVELITREMLFFETMAQSERCDYLALSQRFLDGRYLRTYGE, encoded by the coding sequence ATGACATCTTCGATCCCTTCCCGTGCCCATGGCAAAAAAACCCTGATCATCAACAACATGCAAGTCGATCTTCTGCCCATGATCCAGGACGCTAGCCGCGTGCTGGAGCATTGCTGCTGGCTGGCGGAGCTTGCCCAGGAAATCGAGCTGCCCGTTGCTCTAGTCTGCCATGAAAAGCTGGGCGCGCTGCCAGCACGACTACGCAAGGCAGCAGGTGTTTGCACAACATTCTCCAAATGCCACTTCAATGTGCTCGATGAACGGGGGATCGACATCTTCCGTACCGCTACGCCCGGCAATCACTGGATTTTCGCGGGTGTGGAAACCCACGTGTGTATCCTGCAATCGGCACTGGCGCTACGCGCACGCGGTGACCAGGTTTCGGTTGTGGTAGACGCAGTGGCGTCCCGCAGCGTCCTGGATCACGAGGTCGCGCTCTCGCGCATGTCACGCAACGGTGTGGAACTGATCACCCGCGAGATGTTGTTCTTCGAAACCATGGCGCAGTCGGAGCGATGCGATTACCTGGCGCTTAGCCAACGCTTTCTCGATGGCCGCTACCTGAGGACCTACGGCGAATGA
- a CDS encoding FAD-dependent oxidoreductase, translated as MKPQRIAIVGGGTAGATLAWHLAALHQVTLFEAGEQLGGHAFTHTLIHEGKLIHADMGVEYFTERLAPNLMAHLKALDVGTFVAPLSFSCLDPDASELWSNQHTGKALSPALRQAFDRFHQDMVEVSLHQERYKSWSVGDFVRERGYDSSFVHQALLPLLTVYSGCNGPSLDYSLVYCAVSFSMNLLSFFSPAYWRKATGGIDGYLKIMHRVLGPRVRLNTPVTAVRPHGRGVEVSTLAGSQDFDQVVLATHADQALRLIETPTPEQTTLLGAYEYVPVEAILHSDGAAVAHGSPDSYCVFVKAADAPAEANHAWGTLTRVVTHFEPSSTPLYVTFDPKMVLDPSKVILRKQWKLPKLRPLDLHRRSLIRAIQGRERIWYCGTDFSYGGHEGALTSGLVLAQRFGASVDQGSNASARIQFELVKDLMGVESASGKLIRQLDQRLLRIAEKMGAVERLAPRVMRHYLQ; from the coding sequence ATGAAACCACAACGAATCGCTATCGTTGGTGGCGGGACCGCAGGCGCGACGCTTGCCTGGCATCTCGCCGCGCTGCACCAGGTCACCCTGTTCGAGGCGGGCGAGCAGTTGGGTGGCCACGCTTTCACCCACACCCTGATACATGAGGGCAAGCTAATCCATGCCGACATGGGTGTCGAATATTTCACGGAGCGGCTCGCACCCAATTTGATGGCGCATCTCAAGGCGCTCGATGTGGGAACCTTCGTCGCGCCCTTGTCATTCAGTTGCCTGGACCCCGACGCCTCCGAGCTATGGAGCAACCAGCACACCGGCAAAGCATTGAGTCCGGCGCTGCGACAGGCATTCGATCGGTTTCATCAGGACATGGTTGAGGTCAGCCTCCACCAGGAACGCTACAAGAGCTGGTCGGTGGGGGATTTCGTCAGGGAGCGGGGCTACGACTCCAGCTTTGTCCACCAAGCCTTGCTCCCGCTGTTGACCGTGTACTCCGGATGCAATGGTCCCTCACTGGACTACAGCCTGGTGTACTGCGCGGTCTCCTTCAGCATGAACCTGCTGTCGTTCTTCTCGCCCGCCTACTGGCGCAAAGCCACAGGCGGGATCGATGGATACCTGAAAATCATGCATCGCGTGCTCGGCCCGCGGGTGCGCCTGAATACCCCAGTGACGGCTGTCCGTCCACACGGGCGGGGCGTGGAGGTCAGCACACTCGCAGGATCACAGGATTTCGACCAGGTAGTACTGGCGACCCACGCCGATCAGGCGCTGCGCCTGATCGAGACGCCCACGCCCGAACAGACAACCCTGCTCGGGGCGTACGAATATGTTCCGGTCGAAGCCATCCTGCACAGTGACGGCGCAGCGGTCGCCCACGGCTCGCCCGACAGTTACTGCGTCTTCGTCAAAGCCGCAGACGCACCGGCCGAGGCGAACCATGCCTGGGGGACCCTGACCCGAGTAGTCACCCACTTCGAGCCCTCATCCACGCCGCTTTACGTGACGTTCGACCCGAAGATGGTGCTGGACCCATCCAAGGTCATCCTGCGCAAGCAGTGGAAGCTGCCCAAGCTGCGACCACTCGACCTGCATCGGCGCTCCCTGATAAGGGCGATCCAGGGCCGTGAACGAATCTGGTACTGCGGAACCGACTTCTCCTATGGCGGCCATGAAGGCGCCCTGACCTCAGGTCTGGTGCTGGCCCAGCGTTTCGGCGCGTCAGTGGACCAAGGCAGCAATGCCAGTGCACGCATCCAGTTCGAGCTGGTCAAGGACCTGATGGGCGTTGAATCGGCGTCCGGGAAACTGATACGCCAACTGGACCAGCGCCTGCTGCGCATCGCCGAAAAAATGGGCGCCGTCGAGCGTCTCGCACCGCGCGTGATGCGCCATTACTTGCAATGA